The segment TAGAAAATTACTTTTCTAACGAGCTCTAGAACTAatattgaaattatttaaaattaagtaaACAAAATAGGAATATTAGTATAATTAAGTGATGAAAACAGAAATGAATACAAAGTTAATGGAAAAAAATGCAAACCAAAAAGAACCTCTGATAAGTCAGATTAACAGTCCAAAGCTGATTTGGGTATGTCTTACAATGAACCTTCATTTATGTACCTTAAAGGAATTGATGTTTGATATAACTCGGATGCTTGTGGCGGAAATGTTTTAACtttctttaaattattttcatatgtatatatgaataCAAGTGCTAGATGTATGTATTTGCAGAAATCCGCATAGCTCCCAATGAATGAGTACGAGCAATGTAAGCCTCAGCTCCTGAAGCCTTCAATGAGACTTTTTATGAAAGTGAACAGAACAAAGCAGAGAAAACAGAGCAGTACTATGAACATGAAAGCATCGCATCTCAAAAGAGAATGAAGGAAAACCAGAAGAAAACTCTATTTATTTTAGATAATTCATTTGCTCTTCCAAGCTCCAATTCTGGCAAATATTTACAGAGacgatttaataaaaaaattacaaaaataaaataaaatgactatTTACTGCATGAAAACACTAACAAGAATCCAGTAATGGTAACCGAAATCTAAGCAGTTCATTTAGTTTCAGCATACATAATGCGTCTGAGAAGGTCTTCTTCGACTCATACAATCATGAGCACAATGGAATTTTCAAAAGGAGCAGTCCTTGAACTGAATGAATCATCGTAGTAAGAAGATGGAGGCCTTGCATGAACTAAAGAATATGGTAGCCACTGATTTCATCGGTGTGTAAATTCAAATCCGATACAAGCAAAACTTGATGCCAAACCAAGTATTCAAAACTTTGGTGCAGATAAAATAATTGTGCTTGGCGGCTAATCCATCACCCTTTGATTCTTCAATCATAACCATCTCACATTTATAAAATACTTGTTTTTGACTAGCTTTTTGAGCATCTCGGACATTTCAAGAAGTAACCTTCATGGTTTACTCCCAATTTTCTTTGAATCCCCGACTTCACTACTCAAATTGTAGGACCACTGCTTTCCATAATTTCCGATACAATCAACAATGTAAAATTCATGGTAGTTTAAGGTATCACCTCCACCCCCCCTAGTTTTGCTATCTTCTTCTTAAGTGTCGTTGTAATTCCACACATGCAAAGGGAATCCATAAATTTCCACCCAAGTTGCTTTGTATTTAGAGGAGAGTGAAGGAGTCCAATCAATTTCCATGAACTACTCCACCCATGCCTACTTTAACTTTTTGCTACAATTTGAGACCCTCTGTCAACTTTACCACCCGTCTCATCCTCcatttatattacaagtatattaTATTTGCACGattggaatttttttttcttttttaggtTTTAGAAATTTATAGATGTGAAATATCTCTGTTTTAAAAGTTGAAAGTTTTGATTAGTAAGTTTGAGAATCAAATCAATAGAATTTATAAATGTGaatggttaaatttattaaaatttttaaaattaagatcaaattgataaaaatatgtaagtattgaggtctaaatgtgttattatactaataaaaaatGTTGTCCATTACCAATTTAATAACGAGTAACTAGAACAAGAACAAATAAAAACTTTAAGACTAatattgaaattatttaaaattaagtgaAAATAGAAACGAATACAAAGTTAAAGGGAAAAAAATTGCAACCCAAAAAGAACCGCTAATAAATCAGATTAAAAAAATAAAGCCCAAAGCTGATTTGGATATGTCTTATAATCAACTTTTGTTATTTGATTTTTGATATCCTGAATAACTTCATAAGCTTGAGATCAACGATGCTATTGATACGATTCTCTAATAAAATATCGAGTAATTTCATCATTAGCCACTACATTATTAAATTATGAGTAAGTTCTTTATTTGATCACTTAATTTCCTTTGACAAGTTAATTAATAACAAAAAAGGAGGTTATACATCCAAATACATGTGAAGGAATGTAGTAGTAAGTATACCCGAATCTATGTTACTCAAAGTCGAGTACAAGTGTTACATTTAGAATGTGTGCTATATAGATATTTTcaggttttttgtttttttttttaagttttactATGTATTTAGAATATCTTTAGAAAGTTATTGAAGAAATATATCCCTATATCCATATTCGAATAAAATAAAGAGTTGAAGTAATATAGattgaaaaacaacaaaaaagCTACCCTAGGTTCATTGTGATAGATCGGATTAGTAGTGTGGAAGATTTAAAAAGAAACTTTGCACCCTAGATAGTAATCAGCTACCAACTTTTCAAATTTGGGTTTCAAATATATGCACTTCATCTCAACACTCAGTTTTGctagtttttaaaataacaacTAAGCTTTGCAACAATAATATCATCATCCTACTTTCTATTGTTTCCACTCTTCAGTTTCTTAAAAGGTCCATGTTTGATACTCATGtctcatacacatatatataatatgaccCAACAAAATAAAAACTATAACCTTAATTATCTTAGGATTCTAAGATGATCCAATTAATGTCAAAAGGAAAAACCTTCATTTGGATGAGAATCATGCATCAACTACAACTTGCAACCATATAGATGGTATGCCATCAAAACAAGTTTCCTTAAGTTTAACATAGTTTGCagatctttttctttttctttttcttaaaagGCAAAAATACATTTGTCTTGAAAGTAAAAAATGTATGAAAATACCTGCATCAGAACATTTGTTTTCTCAGTCACTGCCCTTTCTATATGATGACTTGTTCATCAATTACAATGACAGGGATGTGGAAAATGTTGGCCCAATCTTTATCTTTATCCTTTTCACAATGTTCCTTCAGCAAAGGACAATTTTTAATGCACAAATGAGAAAGAAAGGGAGGGAGCATGTTTGGCGGCATGGATTGGAGCTTGGGACAATTGTAGATTGACAAATTGCAAAGAGAGGTGAGGTGTTGAAACCCTTTATATTCCAAACTCTTTAGATTTCGAAGACTAGAGATATTGAGAGACGTAAGAGAAGAGGGAAGCAGATGTTCATCTGGAAAACACTCCATCTCTACTTCTGAATCCCTGATATATAAAGATGTAAGAGAAGGGAGTGTATGCAAACTCCATTCCCTTTTTCTAATCAAGCTCTCAATTAGTTTATCACTCTCAAATAttctaatttcttttaatttggagGGCAAACCCTCTTTTGGAACCCTCTCTATTTCTGGACATCCAACTATTGTCAAATACTCAAGGGATGGAAAGACGGAGTGCATTTGCTCTGGCAATGACTTTAAACTTCCGCAATTTAAAAGCCAAAGTCGGGTCAAATTGGTGACAGCTAATCCATCTTCAATTTGAAAAGATATCAAATTTTGGCAGAACCATATATCTATAGAATCGAGACATGTTAGATGCTAGTGGTAAGAGCCCTCTAAAGTAGCACTAATAAACTTCAAGACTTCACATCCCCTAATATGAACTTGCTTTAGCATAAGAAGCGATCCTAATAGGAAAGATTCCAATCCATGACACTTCCAACTATAAATATCCAAGGATTCAAGGGATGTATACAAGAAGATATTGGAATAATCCACGCTTTCACATGAATAGAACTCTAATTGCTTCAATGTGATGGGCACCCTAACTTCAGAAAGGGATCTAATTTCTGAACAACCTGACAAACATAAATTGTCAAGAAGTGTGCATTGTTGCAACATTTGTTCCAATGCAGAATCATCCATATTCGAATCTGTAATGTCCAACTTCTGAAGCCCACAAGCCAATGGCTCCAACTGCAATGCTTTGCATTTCTTTAACTCAAGTTCCAAAATGCTTGGTGCCGTTGGAAGCAAGCCTCCAAGCTTCTCACAATCTTTAATCTTCAGTTTCTTTAAACAAGGGAGGTGTTTGGGAAGAGACTTAGTTAGTTTTGGACAATATCTAATGCATAACTCTTGTAGAAGAGGGAAAGCTTTATCACTCTAACAACACCATTCCTCCCACTCTTTATAACTCTTGCCCATATCCATAGAACTCATCACCAACTATGAACACTCCACTCAACCCGAAAATGGAAAGAGATTTCAAATATGATAATTGGCCAAGTGGCGGTAAGGATATGCAAAATTTACAATCATGTAAGGAAGATAACTCCTAATAAAAAGATGCTCCAAATTTGTATGAGGCTTTAGTTGTTCAAGTACTTCTCTATCATGCCTTGAATCACCATCAATATCATTATCTTCACCCCAACTCAACTCCAACTCTTTAAGATTCACCTTATCCTTCAAATTGGCATTTTTGGCATCTATGGCACTTGCAACATTTTTTAGTCCTGAAATGGAAAATCTTCCACGTAGATGCTTGAGCTTTCCCAAATCATTAATTTTCGATCCAGTTTGATAGCCTAAAACAAAATCTGTTATTATTCGAAGATCTTTCAACCTACCCATTCCTTCTGGCATCCTTGCTAACTTTGTTCCTTTTATATCAAGATATAGCATGTTGATCAATCTCTCTATGTCTCTCAGTAACTCATCAAGGTCACTGCATGCACGTAATTTTAATGCTTGCAAATTATACAATGTACACACAGATTTTGGCAACCTTTTGATTGAATTTCCTGAGTGTTAAAGTGATAAGTCAGGTGGTTTGTTAGGTTTGTTAAGATTTGTTGAGCAGGAGTTAGACCTTAGTTTCTTCTATATATAGAGCTGTGTATACTGTATTGAAAAGCCAAGTTTAACAGATTGTTTACCTGTGGTAGTTTTCAATTTCTCTCTTTGCATATCTACTTTCTCTTTGATATTTTAGCATGGTATCAGTCGCTCGGTGATTCTTGGGCATGCCTGTCACGCACTCCGCTGATTCTGACTCTGTAGAGCATGGAGGCTCTGTTTTTTCCGGTGATCGGGTTGTTGCTTTGTTTCCTCGCCATGATGTTGTTAAACTTGATCAAGGATCGTTTATGCAGTGGCAACAATAAGTTCATTTTATTTTTGCTGGTTACGATTTGCTTGGATTTCTTGATGGTTCTTTGATTGCTCCGCTGAGGTTCGTTCAAGCTCCCGATGGATCTTTTGTTTCAAATCTGTCTGCCTCAGTTTTTACTCAACAAGACAATCTTCTAACTTCATGGCTGCTTTCCATTATTTATCCCTCATATTTGTCCTCCTTCACGGACGTCCGGAATGCGAGTGATGTGTGGATCTTGGCCACTAGCTTGTTTGCGGTTGACACGAGCACGAAGGAATCTCAACTCCAGCATGAGCTTCATTCGCTCAAGAAAGGTAGCTTATCTGTTCGATCTTACGTTGATAAGATTAAAGGTTTATGTGCTCTTTTTGTAGCATCCGGTTCTCCGATTTTGGAAATGATCGACGGTTTTACTTGCGGGTCTTTCTTCCGAGTTTGAGGGAGTTATTTTGTCGGCCTCACTTTCTTCGACTCCGGTGCCTTTCAATGGCTTGTTGATGCCTTGCTTGAGTGTGAGACTCGCCTGAGTCGATCGGTTCAACAAGTGGTGGTTGCTGCGTACTATGTTGAAGGATCTCCACCGCTTGTAGATGAGGGCTCTTCTCATGGTGGACGTTCGTCGATCCGTGGCCGTGGTCGTGGTTTTTGTCCTCAACTTCAGTGTCAAATTTGTAATCGGTTTGGGCATCTTGCTCAACGTTGCTATTATCGGTACCATCGAGAGGAGCAGTCGCCGGTGGTAACGTTACAATGAGAGATGGTCTCTGGTATGTTTCCTGGCTATGGCCATGTCTATAATGCTGGTCAATCTGATGGTTAAGTTTATAATGCTGGTCAAAATGCTGGTTAAAATTATAATCCTGGTTAAAATGCTGGTCAAAATTATCATACTGGTCAAAATTGGTCTCTGCCAATTGTTGATAAATCGTCTTTGAGAATGGATGCTATAGCTCCACGTGGGCTGCATGTTAGGCCACATGTTGGTATGCCTTATGTGTATAGTGGTGGCCAGTTTGAGTCTCCTTCTCTGGGTACGTATGTTGGTGCAGGAACCAAGGGCGTGAATGTTTCTGTGCGTGGGCCGATTAGTGCAGATCCTAATTTTGGGCCGCATAGTTTTTCCAGGCCTCGTTTGGATACTAGACAATACTCTTTCAGGCCCAATGCTAATCATGTGCATTTTGATCCGCATGAGTCACCCACCACGCCTGAGGTTCCGTGGCGGACAAAACCGCGTGCTCGTGTGTTTGATGTTGACTCGTCTCAGTATGATTCATCCCAATTTGTTGGTATCCCCCTCTCCCGAGTTTTTAATTTGCGTGCCTCTGATTATTCTAATGCTACTGCCTATAGCTCGAATTTTAATAACACTAATTCGTATGTGCCATTACCGGTTGGGAGCACCTCGTGGTGTCCAGATTCTGGAACGACTCACCATGTGTGTCAAAATGCTTCCAATCTTCATACCTCCACTCCTTATTCAGGTAATTCGTCTCTTCTAATGGGTAATGGAGCTTCTACTTACATTTCATTTATTGGGAATACTGCTATACCTATACAAAAGAAAATACTTCATTTGTCGAATGTGTTATGTGTCCCAAGCATTCGGAGAAATTTACTATCTGTGTCTAAGTTTACGACTGAGAATAGTGTTTTCTTTGAGTTTCATCCGTCTCACTGTGTGGTTAAAGATATCCAGACATAGGAGATCTTACTGTAGGGCCAAGTTCGTGATGGGCTTTATCAGTTTTCCACCGAATCGGTCGATCTCCGTCTATCTGTATACAACACTGCGGTTCAAGCTTGTTCCACGGGTGATGATGTTTTTACTCAATGGTATCAAAAGCTTGGTCATCCCTCTTCTACTATTGTAAAGACTGTTCTTGATCAGTGTTAGATTTCTTTCAATAAAAAATGTTTTGATCATGTTTGTGTTGCGTGTCAGAAAGGCAAATCCCATAAGTTGCCCTTTTCACAATCTCGTACTGAATACACTGAATTGTTTGAATTAGTTGTTTCTGATTTGTGGGGCCCCGCATCTGTTGCGTGTGACGGTAATTGGTATTATGTCTCATTTATTGATTTGAGTAGTAGTTATACCTGGGTTTATTTGTTAAAATGCAAATTACAAGCAGTGGATTGTTTTCTACAGTTTCAGAAAATGGTACGTACTTAGTTTGGGAAGTCTATCAAAAAATTTCAGGGTAATTGGGGAGAAGAGTTTCGTGCCTTTGCTTCTATTCTGGTGGATCATGGGATTCTTCATCGAATTATCTGTCCtcacacctcgaaacaaaatggtgttgctGAGCGTAAACATCGACACATTGTGGAGACTGGTCTCAAGCTTTTGGCTCAAGCTAATCTACCTATGGCTTATTGGGGGTATGCTTTCTGTAGTGCAATCTATCTTATTAATCATCTCTCTACTCCAGTTTTGAAGGGTAACTCCCCGTATCAATGTCTGTTTGGTCATGCCCCATGGTCACAGCCCTCTACGTTTCTTGGGTATAGTCTGCAACATAAGGGATATTTTTGTTTAATGCCAGATGGTAAGGTCATTATCTCTAGACATATTGTTTTTGATGAGTTTAGGTTTTTATTTCCTGGCGCTCCACTTTTCGATGCTCTAGCTTCTCAGTCTACTACTACATTGTTCCTATTATGCGTTTTTTTTCTCCTCCGGAGCCTTGTAGAGTCCCTCACACTAGGGTTTCTTCACATAGTCAGCCTTGTATGGTGTCTCCCTCTGCTCCATGTGCTACTCAATCAGCTCTTCTAGGCAGTTCAGTGTCTGCTTTAAGGTCCAGTACACGACTTACTCTTTCCTCCCCTCGAAGTATGCCGTCTTCACCTATACCAGTTTCTATCCCTACTGTTCCAACTACTAATACGCATGCTATTGCTATTCGTTCTAAGGCTGGAGTGTTTAAACCTGAGGCATTGACTGTGGACAAAGTTGAGTCTGAACCCGTTTATGTTGAGGAGGCTCTTGCTCATCCTGACTGGCGTCTAGCAGTGCAAGCTGAATATGATGCTTTAATTGCTAACTCCACATGGGAACTTCACCTTCTTCCTCCTGGACGTAAAGCGATTGGCTGTAAGTGGTTGTTTAAGGTGAAGACTAATCCTGATGGGACAATTGCTCGACGGAAGGCCCGCTTAGTAGCCAAGGGTTGTTCGCAGGTTCCTGGTTGTGACTTCACGGAAACGTTTAGTCCGGTTGTGAAACCGGCCACAATCCGAATCATTCTGTTTATTGCTGTGTCCTAAGTGTGGTCTTTACGAAAAGTTGATGTAAATAATGCCTTCTTTAATGGCAACCTAGCTGATGAAGTTTATATGCAGCAGCCCACTGGGTTTGTTAAGTCTGGGACGATTGGAGAAAGGCTTGTGTGTCGCCTCACTAAGGCTTTGTATGGTCTCCGGCAAGCTCCGCGTGCCTGGTTCAACAAGTTAAAACAGTTCCTTGTGTCTGCTGGGTTTGTTCTTTCTAAATCGGATGCTTCTTTGT is part of the Gossypium arboreum isolate Shixiya-1 chromosome 5, ASM2569848v2, whole genome shotgun sequence genome and harbors:
- the LOC108451530 gene encoding putative disease resistance protein At3g14460; protein product: MPKNHRATDTMLKYQRESRYAKREIENYHSDLDELLRDIERLINMLYLDIKGTKLARMPEGMGRLKDLRIITDFVLGYQTGSKINDLGKLKHLRGRFSISGLKNVASAIDAKNANLKDKVNLKELELSWGEDNDIDGDSRHDREVLEQLKPHTNLEHLFIRSYLPYMISDKAFPLLQELCIRYCPKLTKSLPKHLPCLKKLKIKDCEKLGGLLPTAPSILELELKKCKALQLEPLACGLQKLDITDSNMDDSALEQMLQQCTLLDNLCLSGCSEIRSLSEVRVPITLKQLEFYSCESVDYSNIFLYTSLESLDIYSWKCHGLESFLLGSLLMLKQVHIRGYGLAVTNLTRLWLLNCGSLKSLPEQMHSVFPSLEYLTIVGCPEIERVPKEGLPSKLKEIRIFESDKLIESLIRKREWSLHTLPSLTSLYIRDSEVEMECFPDEHLLPSSLTSLNISSLRNLKSLEYKGFQHLTSLCNLSIYNCPKLQSMPPNMLPPFLSHLCIKNCPLLKEHCEKDKDKDWANIFHIPVIVIDEQVII